One part of the Oncorhynchus clarkii lewisi isolate Uvic-CL-2024 chromosome 7, UVic_Ocla_1.0, whole genome shotgun sequence genome encodes these proteins:
- the LOC139413026 gene encoding E3 ubiquitin-protein ligase MARCHF7-like produces MDSKPRRLPFTVSGTTSSYSSSSSPSSLGSSRLYGRTSVLNSDRFTRTTPLKPDLDHQVSPSSRFLSSTRDYSSSDSRHSCWKSPLTTSSVSYDRSWAESSLSSRSKLTDSERRLGTYSGLLSNTTDDGDTKRVKLSYTNRAAYTRSPSSSVTGSSYSSSILRDTDSSSWKSYRPLSRSSSSSSSSSSSSEPLWSRRELEKRTEGRSLSSEADTSYRSSGLSSSLYRPDRVTSTYAQGARPKETLYSSSSRESSSLSRHLSSTYQRFPLARDSTTSRTTGHSLTTSTLRTTKEPTESPKPTLGASVSSRPSSWYTTPSARREARDSSPPPSAPTTTPRTTPEGGEASDGRRSTRRLLSRLFSRRSSQDSSGSSSGSTSRSFDSAEDSPVVEVPSHTPVATSEESVRPVSVEPVPRGSDAAQAFAFLRRRRQGLSPVQEGQTQRGLEAWRGGSTSGVGSSTSGSSWLSSSIQTRCTPLFSRRRREGRDESARLASGADEDYRGTQFPLRRRDSPEDDEEDEEEVAASGTMGASAALQEELRDMAGSSQRLARFMSSPLFRVHDNVMIAVDMTGAARSQPEGQEKPTSSRDPERLRKIQESLLLEDSDEEEGDLCRICQMGEESPSNPLIEPCRCTGSLQYVHQDCIKKWLRSKISSGTNLDAITTCELCKEKLHLNIENFDINELHRTHEKSEYEFISCGLYLVVLLHLCEQRFSDVLGAANDAGFFNLARTLHEHMDNLESSYGESDEEVVDTRPSIDFCDLDEDLEEEYN; encoded by the exons ATGGATTCCAAGCCTCGTCGGCTGCCCTTTACGGTGTCCGGCACCACGTCGTCTTATTCTtcatcctcttccccctcctccctggGTTCCAGCAGACTCTATGGAAGAACCAGTGTCCTGAACAGTGATCGATTCACCAGGACCACACCCCTTAAACCTGACCTCGACCACCA GGTGTCTCCGAGCTCTCGGTTCCTCAGCTCGACAAGGGACTACAGTAGCTCTGACAGCCGCCACTCCTGCTGGAAATCCCCTCTGACCACCTCCTCGGTCTCCTACGATCGCTCCTGGGCCGAGTCCTCACTGAGCAGCCGCAGCAAACTG ACTGATTCAGAGCGAAGACTGGGGACGTACTCAGGACTTCTCAGCAACACAACTGATGATGGGGATACCAAACGGGTCAAACTGTCCTATACCAACAGAGCTGCATATACAAGAAGCCCCTCCTCCTCTGTGACTGGCTCCTCCTACTCCAGCAGTATCCTCAGAGACACTG ATTCGTCGTCGTGGAAGTCGTACCGGCCTCTGTCCAGgtcgtcctcttcttcttcctcctcctcttcctcctcagagcCCCTGTGGTCCAGAAGGGAGCTGGAGAAGAGGACTGAGGGGAGGAGTCTGTCTAGTGAGGCTGACACCAGCTATAGGAGCTCTGGACTCAGCTCATCCCTGT ACCGGCCAGACCGTGTGACCTCCACCTATGCCCAGGGGGCCCGGCCCAAGGAGACCCTCTACTCTTCCTCTAGCAGGGAGAGCAGCTCCCTCAGCCGCCACCTCTCTTCCACTTACCAGCGCTTCCCACTGGCCCGGGACTCCACCACCTCCCGGACCACCGGCCACTCCCTGACCACCTCTACCCTCCGCACCACCAAGGAACCCACTGAGAGCCCAAAGCCCACTCTAGGAGCCTCCGTCTCCTCTCGCCCCTCGTCTTGGTACACAACCCCCTCAGCAAGACGGGAGGCCCGGGACTCCAGCCCCCCTCCCTCCGCGCCAACCACCACCCCCAGGACAACCCCAGAGGGTGGCGAGGCATCCGATGGACGTCGCTCCACCCGCCGTCTCCTCTCCCGCCTCTTCTCTCGGCGCTCCAGCCAGGACTCCAGTGGCTCCAGCTCTGGCTCCACCTCCCGCTCCTTCGACTCGGCCGAGGACAGCCCTGTCGTTGAAGTCCCCAGCCACACACCCGTGGCTACCAGCGAGGAGAGCGTCCGGCCCGTGAGTGTGGAACCCGTTCCCAGAGGCTCTGACGCGGCTCAGGCCTTTGCCTTCTTGAGGCGTCGCAGACAGGGCCTGTCCCCGGTCCAGGAGGGTCAGACCCAGCGTGGCCTGGAGGCCTGGAGAGGGGGCAGCACCAGTGGTGTTGGAAGTAGTACTTCAGGTTCCTCCTGGCTGTCGTCTTCCATCCAGACCCGCtgcactcctctcttctcccgcCGTAGAAGAGAAGGACGGGACGAAAGCGCTCGCCTGGCATCCGGCGCCGACGAGGATTACCGTGGTACCCAGTTCCCCCTCAGGAGGAGAGACTCCCCCGAGGATGATGAGGAAGACGAAGAGGAAGTTGCAGCCTCGGGGACGATGGGCGCTAGCGCCGCCCTACAGGAAGAGTTGAGAGACATGGCGGGGAGTAGTCAGCGTTTGGCGAGGTTCATGAGCAGCCCGCTGTTCCGCGTCCACGACAACGTCATGATCGCCGTGGACATGACGGGCGCCGCCAGGAGCCAACCGGAGGGCCAGGAGAAGCCCACCTCCTCCAGAGACCCTGAGAGACTGAGGAAGATCCAGGAGAG CCTGCTGTTGGAGGACTCTGACGAGGAGGAAGGGGACCTGTGTCGTATTTGCCAAATGGGTGAGGAGTCTCCCTCCAACCCTCTGATCGAGCCCTGCCGCTGCACAGGCAGCCTGCAGTATGTTCACCAGGACTGCATCAAAAAGTGGCTGCGTTCCAAAATCAGCTCTG GCACGAATCTGGATGCCATCACCACGTGTGAGCTGTGCAAAGAAAAGCTGCACCTGAACATTGAGAACTTTGACATCAACGAGCTACACAGGACACATGAGAAG TCTGAGTACGAGTTCATCAGCTGTGGCCTTTACCTGGTGGTGTTGCTTCACCTGTGTGAGCAGAGGTTCTCTGATGTGCTAGGAGCTGCCAACGACGCCGGG TTTTTCAACCTGGCGAGAACCCTTCACGAACACATGGACAATCTTGAAA GCTCTTATGGGGAATCGGACGAAGAGGTGGTTGATACTCGGCCGTCAATCGATTTCTGTGACCTCGATGAAGACCTGGAAGAGGAGTACAATTGA